A window of the Gossypium hirsutum isolate 1008001.06 chromosome A05, Gossypium_hirsutum_v2.1, whole genome shotgun sequence genome harbors these coding sequences:
- the LOC107960559 gene encoding stress response protein NST1-like: protein MKEKLRVIPSESEVIKQEFKRKNLELEKKIERLEEEKMYLSLDVDVQKIEVEKVRKEKRKIEEDRDDLKTQYKKTHLSLKRAVLGKSSEQWQQEVQEEKAKPEYWEKKFQEMQSRNQALEKENQGLKTKMAELGQSLHHHRSRNSEVELKASLDKIEEMKYNIRGLEQHYRTVSYGLSSSRHEKNSGRENFTIFKIKWEIGIISWEKL, encoded by the coding sequence ATGAAGGAGAAGTTACGAGTGATTCCATCAGAGTCAGAAGTCATAAAGCAAGAGTTTAAAAGGAAAAATTTGGAGCTCGAAAAAAAGATAGAGAGGCTCGAGGAGGAAAAGATGTACCTAAGTTTAGACGTTGATGTTCAGAAAATTGAGGTCGAAAAAgtaaggaaagaaaagaggaagattgaaGAAGACCGAGATGATTTGAAGACACAGTATAAGAAGACACATCTATCATTAAAGAGAGCTGTATTGGGGAAGTCTTCAGAGCAGTGGCAACAAGAGGTCCAAGAAGAAAAAGCGAAACccgagtattgggagaagaagttccaagagatgcagtcgCGTAATCAGGCCCTAGAGAAGGAAAATCAGGGATTAAAAACCAAGATGGCTGAGCTTGGACAATCCCTTCATCATCACCGAAGTCGTAACTCTGAGGTTGAGCTAAAGGCAAGCTTGGataagatcgaggaaatgaagtATAATATTAGAGGGTTAGAGCAGCACTACAGGACTGTGAGCTAcggattgagcagctcgaggcaTGAGAAGAACAGTGGAAGGGAGAACTTCACCATCTTCAAGATCAAGTGGGAGATAGGGATTATCTCATGGGAGAAGCTATAG